The following proteins are co-located in the Shouchella hunanensis genome:
- a CDS encoding HAD family hydrolase — protein MKAFIFDMDGVIINSEPLHFAVEAELAKEKGITLKEGELESYVGTRADEMWSSLKAEHQADFDVDTLLQEANEKKLAYLRDANMEPIDGIRELLEQLKEKGYKIGLGSSSTVAFIDAVLTGFSIKDQFDVVLSGEQVAKGKPAPDIYLTVADRLGVSPQHCTVLEDAAHGVQAGKAAGMTVIGYVNPHSGNQDLSKADLRVEDIAAITI, from the coding sequence ATGAAAGCATTTATTTTTGACATGGATGGGGTCATTATTAATAGCGAACCTCTGCACTTTGCCGTTGAAGCGGAACTTGCAAAGGAGAAGGGCATTACGTTAAAAGAAGGAGAGCTCGAATCCTACGTCGGTACACGCGCAGATGAGATGTGGTCTTCCTTGAAAGCAGAGCACCAGGCAGACTTTGATGTAGATACGCTGTTACAAGAGGCAAATGAAAAAAAATTAGCCTATTTACGCGACGCCAACATGGAACCCATTGATGGTATTCGAGAGTTACTTGAACAATTAAAAGAAAAAGGCTACAAGATTGGCCTAGGATCGTCGTCAACTGTTGCTTTTATTGATGCAGTCTTAACCGGATTCTCCATAAAAGATCAATTTGATGTTGTCTTAAGTGGGGAACAAGTAGCAAAAGGGAAGCCTGCGCCAGACATTTATTTAACAGTAGCTGATCGTCTAGGGGTTAGTCCTCAGCACTGCACGGTTTTAGAGGATGCTGCACACGGTGTTCAAGCAGGAAAAGCAGCTGGAATGACTGTCATTGGGTATGTGAATCCACATTCAGGAAATCAAGACTTGTCTAAGGCTGATTTACGTGTTGAAGACATCGCAGCTATTACCATCTAA
- a CDS encoding RNA-binding S4 domain-containing protein codes for MRLDKFLKVSRLIKRRTLAKEISDQGRITVNGQTAKAGTTVKPGDELSIRFGQKLVTVEINDLRETTKKDTAAEMYTIVKEESV; via the coding sequence ATGAGACTTGATAAATTTTTAAAGGTATCCCGTTTGATTAAAAGACGAACATTAGCTAAAGAGATTAGTGATCAAGGTAGAATTACGGTGAACGGTCAAACAGCAAAGGCCGGTACCACAGTTAAGCCCGGAGATGAGCTTTCTATTCGTTTTGGTCAAAAGCTCGTCACCGTTGAAATTAACGACCTAAGAGAAACAACGAAGAAAGACACAGCAGCAGAAATGTATACTATTGTGAAAGAGGAATCGGTCTAA
- a CDS encoding 2-hydroxyacid dehydrogenase — translation MLSKPKVFLAHPVPESALTYLSQHCSYTIWDQQKTLQQDDLRAILKQVDGALLTGHAVDAALVEGCDRLKVISTATVGYDKFDPTGLANEGVLLTNTPYVLDETVADLLFGLILSGSRRIAELHTHIQNGEWSKETASDALFGQDVYEKTLGIVGMGRIGEKIAHRAKEGFGMNILYHNRSHRPEAEKRYNAEKVELDDLLSRSDIVVLTVPLTDETKHLIDKDALRKMKSTALLVNGARGSVIDERALIEALQNNEIFGAALDVFETEPLPHDHPFLTMKNVTLTPHIGSATAATREAMAMRAIQNLVAGAKGETPTDVVKG, via the coding sequence ATGTTGAGCAAACCTAAAGTATTCTTAGCACATCCTGTTCCTGAAAGCGCATTAACGTACCTTTCCCAGCATTGTTCTTATACGATATGGGATCAACAGAAGACACTGCAACAGGATGATTTAAGAGCCATCTTGAAACAAGTTGATGGTGCGTTGCTTACCGGTCATGCAGTGGATGCAGCGCTTGTAGAAGGGTGCGACCGATTAAAAGTGATTAGTACGGCAACTGTTGGTTATGACAAATTTGACCCTACAGGATTAGCAAACGAGGGTGTGTTGCTTACCAATACCCCTTATGTACTAGACGAGACGGTAGCTGACCTTCTGTTCGGTCTTATTTTATCCGGCTCTAGAAGAATCGCTGAATTACATACTCACATTCAAAACGGGGAATGGAGCAAAGAAACAGCGTCAGACGCTTTATTTGGACAAGATGTTTACGAGAAGACACTCGGTATCGTTGGGATGGGCCGAATTGGTGAGAAAATCGCCCATCGAGCCAAGGAAGGATTTGGCATGAACATCCTCTATCACAATCGTTCTCATCGACCTGAAGCAGAGAAACGCTATAACGCTGAAAAAGTGGAATTAGATGATCTGCTCTCACGCTCAGATATCGTCGTATTAACGGTTCCTCTGACAGATGAAACGAAGCACCTCATTGATAAAGACGCTTTACGCAAGATGAAATCAACCGCATTACTCGTTAATGGAGCTCGCGGTAGTGTCATCGATGAAAGAGCACTTATTGAGGCTTTACAAAATAACGAGATCTTTGGAGCAGCCCTCGATGTGTTTGAAACCGAACCATTACCGCATGATCACCCATTTTTAACAATGAAAAATGTTACTCTTACTCCTCATATCGGCTCGGCTACTGCAGCTACGAGAGAAGCGATGGCGATGCGTGCCATTCAAAATCTTGTCGCTGGTGCTAAAGGCGAAACACCGACCGATGTTGTTAAAGGCTAA
- the mazG gene encoding nucleoside triphosphate pyrophosphohydrolase yields MIKVVGLGAGELDQMPLGVYRTLKGAPNVRVRTLDHPVVADLQQEGVTFESYDETYERFDSFEAVYKTIVNDLIDRAQVEDVVYAVPGHPFVAEKTVQLLQDSADHHQVKLEVVGGTSFLDQMYTSLRIDPIEGCQILDGTVLKQEEIQMRHHLIIVQVYDSLIASDVKLTLMESYPDDYEVTICTAAGTAEEELVRVPLYELDHQTEVNNLTAVYVPPVQDEKLLYKDIQYLKGVIARLRSPEGCPWDRKQTHQSLKRFLLEESYEVLEAIDQEDDEQLTEELGDVLLQVLLHAQIGEEAGYFQLADVIETLTEKMIRRHPHVFGDKSVQSAEDVTSVWEEVKRKEKADSNMSQPKRSISSFPSMLAAAETMQKDIAKTGFEYEAIEQVYDKVLEELNEVKAAEDLELEKEYGDLLLAVVSLGRFIKQSPEVSLHKALTTFLTRFEYVEAQAEKASMTIDDVNVTTLDAWWKEAKRLESDE; encoded by the coding sequence ATGATTAAAGTAGTTGGTTTAGGAGCAGGAGAATTAGATCAGATGCCACTAGGTGTGTATCGTACCTTGAAGGGAGCACCGAATGTCCGTGTGCGTACCCTTGATCACCCGGTTGTGGCAGACTTGCAGCAAGAAGGCGTAACGTTTGAGTCCTACGACGAAACGTACGAGCGATTTGATTCGTTTGAAGCCGTATACAAAACAATAGTAAACGACTTAATCGATCGTGCTCAAGTGGAGGATGTTGTATATGCAGTACCAGGTCATCCGTTTGTGGCAGAGAAGACCGTTCAGCTCTTACAAGACTCAGCCGATCACCATCAGGTGAAGCTAGAAGTTGTTGGAGGGACATCTTTTCTCGATCAAATGTATACGAGCCTTAGAATTGATCCAATCGAAGGCTGTCAAATTCTTGATGGAACGGTATTGAAGCAAGAGGAAATTCAAATGCGTCATCATCTTATTATTGTCCAAGTGTATGATAGCCTCATTGCATCAGATGTTAAGCTTACGCTAATGGAAAGCTATCCAGACGATTATGAGGTGACAATCTGTACGGCTGCGGGTACGGCAGAAGAGGAGCTTGTACGCGTACCGTTATATGAGCTTGATCATCAAACGGAAGTAAATAATTTAACTGCTGTGTACGTGCCGCCAGTTCAGGATGAAAAACTCCTTTATAAGGACATACAGTATTTAAAGGGCGTTATTGCTCGGTTACGGAGTCCAGAAGGTTGCCCTTGGGATCGAAAACAAACGCATCAATCATTGAAGCGATTCTTATTAGAGGAATCGTATGAAGTGCTCGAGGCGATTGATCAAGAAGATGATGAACAGTTAACTGAAGAACTTGGGGATGTGCTCCTGCAAGTTCTCCTGCACGCACAAATTGGTGAAGAAGCAGGGTATTTTCAGCTTGCAGATGTTATTGAGACGTTGACAGAAAAAATGATTCGTCGACACCCGCATGTATTTGGGGACAAGTCTGTGCAGTCTGCTGAAGATGTGACATCGGTCTGGGAAGAAGTGAAACGAAAAGAAAAGGCAGACAGCAACATGTCACAGCCGAAGCGGTCGATTTCTTCCTTTCCTTCTATGTTGGCAGCAGCGGAAACGATGCAGAAAGACATTGCGAAAACCGGATTTGAATATGAAGCCATTGAACAAGTGTATGATAAAGTGTTAGAAGAGCTGAATGAAGTAAAAGCGGCTGAGGACCTAGAACTGGAGAAAGAATATGGTGATTTACTGCTCGCAGTTGTGAGCTTAGGTCGATTTATTAAGCAATCACCAGAAGTATCCCTGCATAAGGCATTAACGACTTTTCTAACAAGATTTGAGTATGTTGAAGCTCAAGCAGAAAAAGCAAGCATGACAATCGATGATGTGAATGTGACTACGCTGGACGCATGGTGGAAAGAAGCCAAGCGTTTAGAAAGCGATGAATAA
- a CDS encoding NAD(P)/FAD-dependent oxidoreductase, whose product MYDLTIIGAGPAGLYSTFYAGMRDLKVKLIEYNSELGGKILFYPEKIIWDVGGMPPTPGATLIDQLVNQANTFDPTICTNEHIEKMVREPDGTFTLFNDKGDKHYSKTVLLASGHGIPVMQKLELEGADRFEVSNLHYTVTQIESFRDKRVLISGGGNAAVDWANELVGVAKEVIVCHRRHDFGGHEKNVAHMKSKVELRTPFQIKELHGELAAIDSVTLAHCDTQLEERFDIDAVIVNHGMKMDGCFLMEAGLELEADGFVRVSPCMETSQPGIFAAGDVTRHAGKLQLISGAFVEGATAVNGVKQYLDPAATKQAYVSSHNEKFKQRNQEIKIEHKHKDKRKKLEFT is encoded by the coding sequence ATGTACGATCTTACAATTATTGGTGCTGGGCCTGCTGGGCTGTACAGTACGTTTTATGCGGGAATGCGAGACTTAAAAGTAAAATTAATTGAATATAATAGCGAATTGGGCGGAAAGATTCTCTTTTACCCGGAAAAAATTATTTGGGATGTAGGAGGCATGCCACCTACACCGGGGGCAACTCTTATCGATCAATTAGTTAATCAAGCAAATACATTTGATCCAACGATTTGTACAAACGAACATATTGAGAAGATGGTGCGTGAGCCTGACGGAACGTTTACACTATTTAATGATAAAGGTGATAAGCATTATAGCAAAACGGTTTTGCTGGCTTCAGGTCACGGAATTCCTGTTATGCAGAAGTTAGAGCTAGAGGGTGCAGATCGTTTTGAGGTGTCTAATCTTCATTATACGGTAACTCAAATTGAAAGTTTTCGAGATAAGCGCGTGTTAATATCAGGTGGCGGAAACGCTGCGGTGGATTGGGCAAATGAATTAGTCGGTGTAGCAAAAGAAGTCATTGTCTGCCACAGAAGGCACGATTTTGGAGGACACGAAAAAAACGTCGCTCATATGAAATCAAAAGTAGAGCTGCGAACACCGTTTCAAATTAAAGAGCTACATGGTGAGCTAGCAGCCATTGATTCAGTGACTCTCGCGCATTGTGATACTCAACTTGAGGAGCGGTTTGACATTGATGCTGTCATTGTAAACCACGGTATGAAGATGGACGGGTGTTTTCTAATGGAAGCGGGCTTAGAGTTAGAGGCAGATGGATTTGTCCGTGTTTCGCCATGCATGGAAACCAGTCAGCCTGGAATCTTTGCTGCTGGAGATGTGACAAGGCATGCAGGCAAGCTTCAGTTAATTTCAGGTGCATTTGTTGAAGGGGCTACAGCTGTGAACGGCGTTAAGCAATACCTTGATCCTGCTGCGACTAAACAAGCGTACGTTTCTTCCCATAATGAAAAGTTCAAACAACGAAACCAAGAAATTAAGATTGAACATAAGCATAAAGATAAACGAAAGAAACTAGAATTTACGTAA